The Planctomycetaceae bacterium DNA window AATCGGCGTTCGTAACTTACGACGATTCCGGAAAGATTATCAAAGAAGAATTTGCCGACAGCGTGATTCTGTCAAAGGCACGTTTGACTTATATTGAAGTTGATAAAATTCTCAAGGGTACCAAAACAGACAAGCCGCAGGAAGTTGTCGCGCTTTTGCGAGATATGGACAAACTCGCGAAGATTATCGAAGTCCGGCGAAGGCGTGAAGGTATGCTTCATCTTAATATGCCGGAGACTGAACTTGTGTTTGATGATGCCGGCAAGGTTGTCGATGCGCATCCTGCTGATACGAGTTATCCGCACACGATAATTGAAATGTTTATGGTCGAGGCGAACGAAGCGGTTGCGCGAATGCTTGACAGGGCGGATGTTCCGTTTATGCGGAGGATTCATCCGGACCCGGATTCGTTGAGTCTGAAGAAGATGGTTGATACGCTCAAAACGTTTGGAATTTCCGCGCCGAAAAATCCGAACAGGTTCGATTTGCAGGATATTATCGACAAGGTCAAAGGCAAACCGATGGAATACGCGGTCAATACTTATGTTCTGCGTTCGCTTGCGAGGGCGGAATATTCGCCGCTGAATATCGGGCACTTTGCTCTGGCGTCGAAACATTATTGCCATTTCACAAGTCCGATTCGCAGGTACGCTGATTTGCTTGTGCACAGGCTGTTTGAAAAATATGTGAACAAAGAAAGTTTTAAAAACGCGCCGACTAATGAAGAACTTATCGAGACGGGCAAGCGTTTGTCTTTTACCGAAGGGCGAGCCTCTGATGCCGAAGAAGACCTCAAGGCGGTTTTGATTCTGGAGCTTTTGCAGCACAGACTCGGCGAGACGATGGAGACGGTTATATGCGGGCTGGCGAATTTCGGAATTTTTGTGCAGTGTACAAAATTCGGCATCGAAGGTTTGATTCCAATGAGTATGCTCGGCAAAGATAATTATGTCTATGATTTTAAGGCGCAATGCGTTCACGGCCAGCGAAACGGGAAGACTTATCATATCGGCCAGCCGCTGACGGCGCGAATCGTGTCGGTGAATATGTCGGCAAGGCAATTGAATGTTGTGCCGGTCGAAAAAGAAAAAGAAGGAAAAGAAGAAAATAAAAAATGGAAGAAGAAAAAACAGGAACAAAAAAGCCAACGAAAAGAAAAAAAGAAAGGCAGACAACGCCGGCGAAGATAAAGACAATATAATGAACATCGAACATTCAACATCGAACGTTGAACTTCTAAGTACTTGAAAAGAGCAAGGGGGCAGGCGTTCAGGGCTCTGAAAATCTGGTATAACTAATTGACAAACAGCGGTTTAGCCGATAAAAAGGTATGACATCGGATTAAATATGGCAGAAATTGAAGAAAAAATAACGTTTGTCGAGCATTTTGGAGCGGCAATACTCCGCAGTATCAATAACAGCGGGAGATTTGCGCGTTTCCAGTTCGATTCGCTCATTGCATCCGTGCTTACCTGTTTTACGCCGAGTACCTATTCGTTAATCTGGAATCAAATGCTCGCAATAGGTGTGCGAAGTGTTCCGGTTGTCGCGATTACCGGTGCGTTTGTCGGTATGGTGCTGGCGATTGACGCCTACGACCAGCTTGCGGGGCTGGGCATCGAAGAACACCTCGGCGTACTAATCAACCTTTCGGTTGTGAAGGAACTTGGGCCGGTGCTTGCGGCGGTGATGCTTGCCGGCAGAGTCGGCGGCGCTTTGACAGCCGAACTTGGCACGATGAATGTTACTGAACAGATTATGGCTGTGCGGAGTATGGGCACAGACCCGATTCGATATCTCGTCGCGCCGCGATTGCTGGCGTGTCTTTTTCTCACTCCGTTTTTGATTATCTACGCGGATTTTCTTGGTATGCTCGGCGGGTATTTGATATCCGTGCCGTATCTGGGAATTAACGGCAGGGCATACTGGAGCTTCAGTGCTAACGGCGTCGAACTGTGGGATATCGCGGATGGTATCGTGAAAGGATTTTTCTTCGGCGCGGCAATTGCCGGCGTGAGTTGCTATAAAGGTTTCCACTGCAAGGAAGGCGCCGAGGGCGTCGGGCAGGCGTGTACGGAAGGTTTCGTCGGGAGCTTTATTATAATTCTGGCGATTGATTTTGTGCTGGTTGTAATTTCAAAAGCGATTTATGCGTCGATTTGGCCGTTGAAACTGCTCCTTTAGTCCGTGTCAGTCCGTGTTTTCGTCCGTGTTAGTCAGTGTATTATGGATAATAATATAATAACGATAAAGAATTTAACCAAACGGTTCGGCAAGCTGACCGTGCTTGATGATATTTCGCTTTCCATCGAAAAGGGGAAAACGACTGTAATCATCGGCCCCAGCGGCTGCGGCAAAACCGTTCTGATAAAACACATTATTGTTTTGCTTAGGCCGAACGAAGGCGAAGTGTATTTTCATGATCAGCGAATTGATGATATGAACGAAAGACAACTCGCCGCTGTTCGAACGCAGATGGGGTATCTGTTCCAAAGCGGAGCGCTTTTTGACAGTATGACTATTGAGGAAAATATAATTTTCCCGCTTCAGCAGCACAGCAAAATTAAAGACCGTGAAAAACTCAACGCGATTGCGAAGGAAAAACTTTCGCTTGTCGGTCTGGACGGTTATCAGGAATATTATCCTGCGAAACTTTCCGGCGGGCAGAAAAAAAGAGTTGCGCTGGCGCGTGCCATTGCGCTTGAGCCGGAGGTTATACTTTACGATGAGCCTACGACGGGCCTTGACCCAATTCGCTCGGACATTATTAATGAGTTGATAATTAAGCTGAAGAAGGATTTGGGCGTAACGAGTATCGCGGTAACGCACGATATGAAGAGCGCCTACAAAATCGCCGACAGAATAATAATGCTGCACAAGGGAAAGATTGAAGCTGACGGCGACGCGGCGGCAATCCAAAACAGTCCTTCGCAGGTAGTTCAGCGGTTTATTAAAGGTGAAATAAGCGAGGGCGATTTACAAACTATGCAGGTTTCGTTCGAAGATATAAAGACAAACGACAAGAAATAGTTATTGATTAGGTACGTTGGTAAAGTAAGGTTGGAGATATAAATTATGCGATTGTTCTGGCGAATAAGGTATCTTGATACGTGCGAAAAAAAATTCAAAGACCGCGATTTATGGTTGGAAACGGATACATTAGACAATGTGACTAAAACCGCTATCGAGTTAACTTATGCGTTACAGGATGTCAAACCACGGCGAGAAATGTTACGTTATCGCAACTTGTTTAGTGAAAAGAGTGTCCCCAAAGATGAGGTTGAGTCCTTGTCTATTAGCAGTAACAATATTCATTCTTGGTATATTCCTGATTATTTTGAAGACGAAACCGGCCAAGAGTTATCTCGCAAGCGTATGGCTACAGTTTTAACAGATAATTCTCATGCGATTATGTTTCCATCTGGTACCAAGCAGTATGATATAGATTATGCGATATCCGATAAACGGCCAATTCCAATCGCGCAAATTTCTTTGTCACAAGATCAACTTAAGGTTTTAGGTTATTTCGCACGAGATTTAAGAGAGATGTTGGCTTCGGCGTTTTACAAAGAAGGACCCGGAAAACTTACGAGTTCAAGCGGAAGTGAGCCGCAATTGCATACTGCCATTACAGATGAAGAGATTAGGTCTTTTGTCATAATATTTCGTCGATTGTACATGAATAATGAACCAGCGAATTTCATCAAAGCCGTTAATGTTTTCGGAGCGGCAACCAGCGAATACCCAATAAGCAAATGGGTAAAAGGCATTGCCGAAGAATACCAAGCGGAGTTAAACTTAAAACCGGATTTTGTCCCATTTCTTGAAAAAGATTTTATTTTTACTCGTAAAAGATTAATCGATATATTTCTCTACACACAATATGTTCATCAACCGGATACTACCCGAATGCATCAATTTAAGGAATGTCTTTCTGTTGTTGATAATAAAAAATCAATATTAACTTGGTTGTTTCTGATGGCACTATACACTGGCAGTCTGCATATGCGAAATGCGGGGGTGGTTATTGCAGATTTTTATGACAAATATTGCCAATATCACAAAATATCAACCGATATTTTAGCATCTGTAATCAACGATAATCCTGGAATTGGGGTACTTGAGAAAAAGAACGATCAAATAGATAGATTGTTCCAAGAAAAAGTGGAAGAGCTATCTATGAAAATATGGATACTAAATAATCGTCCTTCTGGGGGGCCTACTCAATTTCTTAACCAAGCACGAGAACAATTGAATGTCGCAATGAGGAGTGAAAACGGTAAAATGTCTGTTTAGATAATTTAGCGTATAGATTAATTCTTATTCTTGTTGGTATAATAATTGATTATTCAAGCCATTCTTCAAAGAATTCAAGTAACTTTTACAATTTACTCAATATACTGAGTAAGCAGTTTAAACAATATAACAAAAATCTAAAAAATCTGAAATGTTCGTGAATTTCAGATGACCTGCGGAATAGTTTGGGTATAATCCGTAAACTATGACAAAAAATTCAGACCAAATTGCAAAAGACTTATCGGCTTTGATTTCGGGCGAATGTTACGCTGACATTTTCAACCGCGTCGCATACAGCACTGACGGCAGCATCTATCAAATCATTCCGGAATGTATCGTTGCGCCTAAAACGACCGAAGATGTCGTAGCGGTTATAAAATACGCTGGAGCGAACAATATTCCGGTCTCGCCTCGCGGAGCAGGAAGCGGACTCGGCGGCGAATCACTAACGAGCGGCATTATGCTCGATATGACAAAATTTATGAACAAAATCATCAGCACAAGCAATGACGGCAGTGTCGTTTGCTGTCAGGTCGGCGTTGTGCTCGATGATGTTAATAAACACCTTGCAAAATTCGGCAGAAAAATCGGGCCGGACCCATCCAGTGGAAATCGTGCAGTTATCGGAGGAGTTGTCGGTAATAATTCGACCGGCGCTCATTCGTTGAGTTATGGTTATATATCAAACTTTGTCGAAAAAATAAAATGCGTTCTGCCGGATGGAAGAATCGCTGAATTTGAAAATAACATCGGCAGCGGCGAAAAAAAAATCGCAAGGGAATGTTTTGAACTTTTAAATTCCAACGCCGAGTTGATTGCGAAAGTTCAGCCTTCGACGAAGCGAAACCACAGCGGCTACAATATCGCCAACGTCGTGCATAACGGCAGAATCGATATGGCCAAAATGCTCGCAGGTTCCGAAGGGACGCTGGCGGTGTTTACGGAAGTTACGCTGCGGAGCGTTGAGATTCCCAAAGCCATCGCGGTTGTGCAGTTCGAGTTCGATTCGCTCGACAAAATGGCGCGTGCTGTGCCGGTGATTGTCGATTGCGGCGCGGCGGCGTGCGAACTTATGGGCAAAGAATTAATACAAATCGCGCGCGACGCCTTTGAACAATACCATGATATTCTCAATCCCAATTCGGTCGCCAGTCTGCTTGTGGAATTTTCAGACACGAAGGATTCGGAGGTTGTCACGAAAATCAAAAAGACGGTCGAGGCAGTTGGTGAGCTTTGTTACGATAAAAAAATCGTGTTCGACCCTGCGATTCAGAAACGGCTTTTCAAATGCCGAAAAGATGCGGTGCCTCTTTTGTCTCGGAGAAAAGGTCTCAAACAGCCTATACCATTTATCGAGGATGTTTCAGTCGATAGTCTCAAACTTGCGGAGTATCTGGCGGGTTTGCAGAAAATCGGCGAAAAATACAAAGTTGAAATGGTTTATTACGGACACGCAGGCGACGGCGAGATTCACGTTCGGCCGCTGCTGGATTTGACCGACCCTGCTGATTTAAAAAAGATGACCGAAATCGCAGAGGATGTTTTTGCGCTGGCGCTTTCACTCGGCGGCTCACTTAGCGGCGAACACGCCGACGGTCTGATCCACGCGGCGTTTATGGAAAAACATTTCGGCAAAGAATATTGCGATATTCTCCGCAAACTGAAAAAAATATTCGACCCGAAGAATATTCTCAACCCCGGCAAAATCTTCAGCGATAATCCGAATGTGATGACTGAACAGCTTCGCGCAGAACATAAATTAATTGCTGACAGAATTTCACCTGTGCTGAATTTCAAGAATGACGAATTCAAACTTGAGGTTATTCAGTGCACCGGCTGCGGCCTTTGCAGAAACACGGATGCCGCCTTGAGGATGTGTCCTGTATTCAGAGCCAAAGGCGAAGAAATTTATTCATCGCGCGGCAGAGCGAATCTTCTGGCCGCCTGGGCAAAGGGAATATTGACGGACAAAGATTTCGAATCCGAAAAATTCAAAGAAATTCTGGCAAGCTGCCTGAACTGCAAGGCCTGTGTCGTTGATTGTCCGTCCGGCGTTGATATCTCGAAAATGATGATTGAAGCCAGAGCTAAACTTGCGCAACGAAAAGGCTTGAGCAGGGCGGCTATGGTTTTGGCTAATAATCGATATATGAGTATGCTCGCTTCGACGTTTTCGCCAATCAGCAATTATTTTATGAGCCTTGAGTTTGTAAAGAGTCTGATGCAGACCTTTACAGGTATCGACAAACGAAGGTCGATGCCGAAATTCGGATTCTCAAGTTTTATTAGAAAAGGAAATAAATATCTGGCATCGCAGCCGAGGCTGCAAAGTCCGGTCGATAAGGTCGCGTACTTTACAGATACTTACGCCAACTACAACGACCACGAACTCGGCTTTGCGGTGATAAAATTTCTGCGTGCGAATAATATCGATGTGATAATTCCATCGCAAAGGCCTGCGCCGCTGCCGGCGGCTGTTTACGGCGATGTAAAGACAAGCAAAAGAGATTTGCAATATAATGCAAAGCAGCTCGCAAAAATGATTCGAGCGGGTTATAAAATTGTCTGTTCAGAGCCGAGCGCAGCGCTGTGTTTGAAAGAAGATTTAAGATTTTTCGACGACAGCGAAGATGCGAAATTGGTCTCGAAGAATACATTCGAATTTTTCGAGTATATCAAAGGGATAGATTCCCGCCTGCGCGGGAATGACACAGCAGCGTGCGCACAGTGTTTAAACAAGAGTTATGTTCATCATACGCCTTGTCATCTGAACGCATTGGAAACTAAACCTGCGACACTTGAAGTGCTTGAAAAACTTACAGGCATTAAAGCAAAAGAGCTTAACGGCGGCTGCTGCGGAATCGCGGGCACTTTCGGAATGCAGGTGAAAAATTATGACCTTTCTATACAGATAGGCTCTAAACTTGCCGAGAAAATAAAAGAATCAAACGCCGATATGGTTCTTACGGAATGTTCGACGTGTAAAATGCAGATTGAACATTTGACCGGCAAACAAACAGAACATCCAATTAAAATATTGGCGAAAGCCTACGGCCTGATGTAATAATGTTATGGCAGAAAAATTAAAAGAAGCTGTTTTATACGAGCAGGCAGAAGATAAAAAAGTACGCTGCAATCTTTGCAATCATCGCTGCAAAATCAGCGAGGGCAATCGCGGGTTGTGTGGTGTTCGGCAAAATATTGACGGCAAATTATACTCGCTCAATTATCATAAACTTTGCGCAGCTAACGCCGACCCGATAGAGAAAAAGCCGTTGTTTCATTTTCAGCCGGGCAGCAGGGCTTTTTCCATCTCTGCACCGGGATGCAATTTTCAATGCGACTTTTGTCAGAACTGGCAAATCAGTCAAATCTTGGACAATAAAATAGAAGGTCAGGCTGTCGAACCGGCCCGGCTGGTCGATTTGGCAATCGGAGAAAAATGCAGAAGTATGGCTTACACTTATACCGAGCCGACAGTTTTTATGGAACTTGCGGCTGATTGCGCGATAATCGCAAAACAAAGGGGGCTTGCCAATGTTTTTGTTTCAAACGGTTATATGACGAAAAACGCAATTGATTTCGCAAAAGACTGGCTCGATGGAATTAACATCGATTTGAAAAGTTTCAGCGAGGGGTATTATAAAAGACTGTGCAAAGCAAAGGTTTCGCCGGTGTTTCAAACGATTGATTATGTCGCCAATCATACAAATATCTGGATGGAGATTACGACGCTGATTGTGCCGGGCGAAAACGATTCTGAAAAGGAATTGCGTCAAATCGCGGAATTCATTTTTAATACCTGCGGCGCGGATGTGCCCTGGCACGTAAGCAGGTTTTATCCGCAATATAAATACACAGACGCCTCCGCAACGCCGTATTCAACGTTGCAAATGGCTTATGATATTGCAAAACAGGTCGGACTACGTTATGTATATATAGGTAATCTGCGCACGCAAAAAGGCGAAAACACATATTGCCCGAAATGCGGCAGTCTGCTGGTTGAACGTGAAGGTTATTATATAACCCAAAATCGGATAAAAAACAGCATTTGTCTGGATTGCGGTGAAAAAATTGCTGGATTTAAACTTAATGGTGAAAAATAATATATACTTGTTGTCCGTTGTCTGTATGTGTGGTAAAATTAGCCAAAGTATGTATTAAAATGGAATAGTCGGGCATTAGCAGGCGTTGAAAATGGGAAGTCGCCTGAAAGGAATATCAGCTTCAATACCTACCATTAACGACATTCTCTTATACGACTAACTATTAAATTTATGAAAGCATTTATGTGCACAAATAAAAATATACCAGCTTTGAGAATCGGCAACTTGACGATTAATCCGCCAATAATTCAGGGCGGAATGGGAATACGAGTTTCAGGCGCGAATCTTGCCGCGGCGGTTGCGAATACCGGCTGCGCCGGAGTCATAGCGAGTACAGGCATAGGTTTGTTCGAAGAACTTAGCGGTCAAGCTTTATGGACATTCAATGGTGAATCCCTGCGGAGTGAAATTCGAAGAGCAAGGAGTATGACCAAGGGAATAATTGGCGTCAACGTAATGGTTGCACTTACTGATTATGAAAACCTTGTTAAAGTTTCGATAGAAGAAAATGTTGATATGGTGATTTGCGGAGCGGGACTGCCGCTGGAACTGCCGAAATTTCTTAACGGCAAAGATGTCAAGCTGATTCCAATCGTTTCATCCGCGAAGGCTCTTTCACTGATTATTAGAAGATGGCAGGGAAGATATAACAAATTGCCGGATGCTGTGATTGTCGAAGGCTTAAAAGCCGGCGGACATCTCGGATATTCCGCTGAAAGTCTGGCGGATGGAACAGCAATGCCGCTGGAAGACATCATCAAAGAAGTTGTCGCATTGGCGAACTCTTATGAGAAAAAAATTCCTGTCATAGCAGCCGGCGGAATTTTCGATGGCGCGGACATCGCGAAATTTTTGAAACTCGGCGCATCGGGCGTGCAAATGGCAACAAGATTTGTCTGCACCGAAGAATGCGATGCGCATATAAATTTCAAACAGGCTTACATTAACGCAAAAAAACCAGAAGACCTCACAATTATCAAAAGTCCGGTCGGTTTGCCCGGCAGAGTTATAAATTCGCCGTTTGTAGAAAAAATCAAACATGGTTTGACAATACCTTTCAAATGCACCTATACTTGCCTGCGAACCTGTGATGCTAAAAATGCGCCATACTGCATTGCCAAAGTTTTGTCGAACGCCTCGAATGGCAAATTTGATGAAGCATTTGCATTTGCCGGCTCAAACGCTTACAGGTGCAATGAAATCGTACCTGTAAAAACGCTGGTTGACACATTGAGCAAAGAATTGTCCGCCGCTCTGGAACAAAAAGCCGTCTCGAAGGTCTGATAGTAGTGTCTGGCACAAATACGAAAAGTGTGTATAATACTTTTCGTTATTTGATGAAAGGTACTATGAAGATTATCGCGGACGAAAATATACCATTTGTGAAAGAATGTTTCAGTTCTGCCGGAAATGTTACAACTGTTCATGGCCGAAAGATTTCCAAAGACATTTTGCAGGACGCAGACGCTCTGCTTGTCCGCAGTATCACCAAAGTTAATAAAGACCTGCTCGACGGCACGAACATAAAATTTGTCGCCACAGCAACCATTGGCTTTGAACATATTGATATAGATTATCTCAAAAGCAAAAATATCAGCTTTGCTTCCGCGCCCGGCTCGAACGCAAATTCCGTCGCCGAGTATGTTACATCGACGTTATTGAATCTCGCGGAAAAATATCATTTCGACATTTCAAAAAAATCAATCGGCATAGTAGGCGTCGGCAATGTCGGCAGCAGAGTCGAGAAAAAAGCAAAAGCGCTCGGAATGAAAGTCGTTCTTAATGATCCGCCTTTGAAAAGACTCTCCGGCGATGAAAAATATCGCCCACTGAATGAAATTTTAGATTGCGATATTATTACGCTGCATACGCCATTGACGAAAGATGGAATTGATAAAACTTATCATCTGGCTGATGAAAATTTTTTGGCGGCGATGAAAGATGGTGCGATTTTATTTAATACCTGCCGTGGAGGCGTTCACGATACCGCTGCGTTGAAAAAAGCGATTGCGACAAAGAAATTGAGCGCCTGCGTGCTTGATGTCTGGGAAAAAGAGCCGGATATTGACGTTGAGCTTTTGGAAATGGTAGATTTCGGCACGCCGCACATCGCTGGCTATTCTTATGATGGCAAAGTTGTCGGAATGATAATGATTTATGAGGCGTTTTGTAGATTTTTTAATATTCAGGCAAAACATACAGCCAAAGATTTCCTGCCGCCGGCTCAAATTTCGGAAATTGTGATAAAAAATGAAAAAAGTCCGTTACTTTTTGCCGTGAATACACTCTATAATATTAGTAAAGACGATGCGAACCTGCGGCAGATGAAAAACGAACCTGCCGATAAACGCGGAGCGTATTTTGATTCACTGCGCAAGAATTATCCCGTCCGCAGAGAGTTTCCAAATACAAAAGTTTTGACTGATAGTAAAATGCTTAAAAATATACTTGAGGGTATAGGGTTCAGGGTATAGGGTATAGGGTGTAGTTCTATTATGAAAGGTGCGATTATGAAAAAGAGCTTGATTGTTTTGTGTGTTTTGGCGATGTGTTCAGTTGTTTGGGCAGAAGAGAAAAAAGCAGAAGAAGTAAAAAAAGAGAAGCCGGATTATCGTAGCGTGATTGTCGATGCCTGGCTTGTTAGAGTTGACGCCGATGCTCTTGCCGAATCCGGCGTGAAGCCATTGTCTGAAAAAGAAAAAGAGAATGTTTCTGTAATGAATTTGATGTGGTGTTTGAGCGAACCCAATTGTGGCGAAGTAGTTACGTCTGCAAGAACTATGGGAAATACAAAAGCAGAAATTGAAAATAATTTTCAACAAGATATTTACCTGACTGAATCGACAGAAGCCGTTTTAGTTGAAGGAAGAACAGTAAAAGGCAGAACTTCAAATTCTTATAATCTAAAGGTAGATTTTAAAACTTATTCACAGGTATTGGAAAATAAGCAGGTTGGAATCAGTTGGTCGTTCTTTTCTCGTTTTATTTGTGATAAATCACGAAATAAGTTGCCGCCCGACACTGGCAATCTAAGTTATGAAAATCACTGGGGGATTTTGCCCACAGGAAAATCGGTTATTGTCGGTCAGTCTCAAATTGGCAAAGATATGTTCTTTCTTGTTATGAAGGCTGAAATTGTAGAATAGGCAGTTTGTAGGGTGGGCTTTAGCCCACGCGGTAGTTTTAAATATTTGAATTTTGGTAATTTGAATTTGCCCGAAGGGCGGATTTAGATATTCGTATTTTATAATTAGTGTAGATTCGTGTTCATTCGTGGTTAAAAATCGTTGTAAAAAATTCGTGGTTAAAGAGAATTCAAAAATTTTAGTTTGGCCAGGCGGGAAAATGGATTTTTCCGCCGGCTGTCTTGTAATGGGTATCCTGAATGTAACGCCTGATTCGTTCAGTGACGGCGGAGATTTTCTCGATATCGAAAAAGCTGTTGCCCGCGGCATCGAAATGGAAAAGCATGGCGCAGCGATAATCGACATTGGTGCAGAATCAACTCGCCCCGGCTCAAAAGCCGTCAGCAGCAAAGAGCAAATCAAACGCGCGATACCTGTAATTGAAAAACTTGCGGCGAAAATTAAAATTCCGATCAGTATCGACAGTAAGGATTTTGAAGTAACAAAAGCTGCGATAGAAGCAGGCGCATCGATAATAAATGATATTACTTCACTTGCAGATATCCGCACTGCCAAACTTGCAGCGGAGAAAAAATTGCCTGTGATATTAATGCATATGCAGCACAATCCCGAAACTATGCAAAAAGAGCCGTATTATAAAAATGTTGTGCAGGAAGTTTTGGAATATCTGCTGGCAAGAGCAAAAGCGGCACAGGATGCCGGCATAGAAAAAGAAAAAATATTTATTGACCCGGGGATTGGTTTTGGCAAAACGCTTGAGCATAATATAACACTTCTGAAGAACATCGGCATTTTTGTAAATTCCGGTTACAGGGTCTTGCTCGGCACAAGCAGGAAAAAATTTATTGGCACGCTGACGGGCAAAGAAAATCCCAGGGACAGGATTTTGGGTACTGCCGCGACAGTTGCATTGGCTGCGGCAGCAGGCGTTTCAATTATCCGTGTTCACGATGTCGCCGAGATGGTTGATGTCGCCAAAGTCGGCAGCGTTTTCACAAAAAAGGTGTCAGGCACCTTTTAAGTTGTTGTTTTGTAAGTAGTTATGAATGACTTTTTGATAATATGGTGTCAGGAACTATTTTTGCCCGCTGACTGCACTGCTGATAAAACGCTTCCAAACGTGTAGCGAAAGTAACATCTTCCGTACCGTCAAACGTAATATTCAAAATCGGCATATTATCACAATCTTTGCTTATCTGCGGAATAATGCTCGAAACAATCGTCGAGGGCATACACGTAAACGGCATCACATTAATCACGCCCGCGAAACCTTCGTGGTAATATTCAATAATTTTGCTGACGCTTAAGACCGCTTCGCCTTCGAATGAAATGTCGATGTATTTTTGGCCGAACTTCAAAACAGATTTCACATCGTGCTCTGCGACCGTGCCGAATTTTTTCTCAAGCGGCGCAGCAAGAGATTTCTCAATCCAATGCTGAATAAAATCCTGTGCGGCATTAACCATATAATGCCAATGTTGGCCGGCTCTTTTTGCGCCGAGCATTCGCATATAATTAGTATAGTAAACCCATTCAGCAAGCGGCGCAAGCGCACAGGCTGCGCCGAGTTCCTCCAGCCGATGAATGATATTGTTATTCGAGAAAGGATGACTGCGGACATAAATTTCACCGACAACGCCGATGCGAGGTCTTGAAATCGCAGGATTCGTTGTCTGTGAAAATTTTTGCGCGAAGTCCGCCATTAATTTCTTCTTGCTCGCAAGCGAACCGCTCGCTTCGGTATTCTCAAGCCAGACTTTCAGCCATTGTTTATAAATTTTTTCAATCGCCGCTCTGTCATTACTTTGCGATTTTGCTTTCAGCAGTACCTTGCCAATTAAGTCGATGCCGAC harbors:
- a CDS encoding nitronate monooxygenase, giving the protein MCTNKNIPALRIGNLTINPPIIQGGMGIRVSGANLAAAVANTGCAGVIASTGIGLFEELSGQALWTFNGESLRSEIRRARSMTKGIIGVNVMVALTDYENLVKVSIEENVDMVICGAGLPLELPKFLNGKDVKLIPIVSSAKALSLIIRRWQGRYNKLPDAVIVEGLKAGGHLGYSAESLADGTAMPLEDIIKEVVALANSYEKKIPVIAAGGIFDGADIAKFLKLGASGVQMATRFVCTEECDAHINFKQAYINAKKPEDLTIIKSPVGLPGRVINSPFVEKIKHGLTIPFKCTYTCLRTCDAKNAPYCIAKVLSNASNGKFDEAFAFAGSNAYRCNEIVPVKTLVDTLSKELSAALEQKAVSKV
- the folP gene encoding dihydropteroate synthase, giving the protein MDFSAGCLVMGILNVTPDSFSDGGDFLDIEKAVARGIEMEKHGAAIIDIGAESTRPGSKAVSSKEQIKRAIPVIEKLAAKIKIPISIDSKDFEVTKAAIEAGASIINDITSLADIRTAKLAAEKKLPVILMHMQHNPETMQKEPYYKNVVQEVLEYLLARAKAAQDAGIEKEKIFIDPGIGFGKTLEHNITLLKNIGIFVNSGYRVLLGTSRKKFIGTLTGKENPRDRILGTAATVALAAAAGVSIIRVHDVAEMVDVAKVGSVFTKKVSGTF
- the pdxB gene encoding 4-phosphoerythronate dehydrogenase PdxB, with the translated sequence MKIIADENIPFVKECFSSAGNVTTVHGRKISKDILQDADALLVRSITKVNKDLLDGTNIKFVATATIGFEHIDIDYLKSKNISFASAPGSNANSVAEYVTSTLLNLAEKYHFDISKKSIGIVGVGNVGSRVEKKAKALGMKVVLNDPPLKRLSGDEKYRPLNEILDCDIITLHTPLTKDGIDKTYHLADENFLAAMKDGAILFNTCRGGVHDTAALKKAIATKKLSACVLDVWEKEPDIDVELLEMVDFGTPHIAGYSYDGKVVGMIMIYEAFCRFFNIQAKHTAKDFLPPAQISEIVIKNEKSPLLFAVNTLYNISKDDANLRQMKNEPADKRGAYFDSLRKNYPVRREFPNTKVLTDSKMLKNILEGIGFRV
- the amrS gene encoding AmmeMemoRadiSam system radical SAM enzyme — protein: MAEKLKEAVLYEQAEDKKVRCNLCNHRCKISEGNRGLCGVRQNIDGKLYSLNYHKLCAANADPIEKKPLFHFQPGSRAFSISAPGCNFQCDFCQNWQISQILDNKIEGQAVEPARLVDLAIGEKCRSMAYTYTEPTVFMELAADCAIIAKQRGLANVFVSNGYMTKNAIDFAKDWLDGINIDLKSFSEGYYKRLCKAKVSPVFQTIDYVANHTNIWMEITTLIVPGENDSEKELRQIAEFIFNTCGADVPWHVSRFYPQYKYTDASATPYSTLQMAYDIAKQVGLRYVYIGNLRTQKGENTYCPKCGSLLVEREGYYITQNRIKNSICLDCGEKIAGFKLNGEK